The genomic window AAACTCCCGGACGGCCCTTTTGACGTAATAGCTTCGTGAGCGCCCGGTTTTATCAGCCAGTTTCGCAAGCCGCTCTTCAGTTTCCGGATCAAGCCTTACAGACAACATAAATCAATCTCCAATGAGTCATACGATGTCATACACAATATGGCATTGTGTGAACTTTCCAGTCAACCTCTTTAACAATGCCGTGCGCTG from Nitrospinota bacterium includes these protein-coding regions:
- a CDS encoding ribbon-helix-helix protein, CopG family, with the protein product MLSVRLDPETEERLAKLADKTGRSRSYYVKRAVREFLDDREDYLAGIAVLERNEPTKSLEEIRKELGLER